GAAGAATAGTATGAACATCATTAAGGATAAGAGTTCGGAATCCGGAAGTGAAGATGCTTCTCTATGTGGAGATGAAACTGCACGCAATTTGTGCACCTTGGATGATTCTTTGTCTGGTTCAGTAACTTCTTCGAAATCATCTCTTGGAAGTTCAGATACCCCGAAATCATCACAAGTCAGTACTGATAGAAACAAGAATTCATCGACAAAAAAAGTGAATCGAAAGGACCGTAAGGAGACAGGTAAATGAATCTGCAACCATTTGTCTGTGAATTTTATGGTCATTTCTGCTCCATTTGGTGAAAAATGCTATCGATACTTCTCGTATTGTTTCCAACACAGGGCAAAGACAGAAAGTAAAACCAGTGAGACCTCTGCAAACCACGAGGATGAATTCACGACGTAATCTACAGCCTTCAGTCGTGCCAAGCCCCAGGAGGACATCCGGAAACTCTGCCGATACAGAGTTGCCATAGATCCCAAAGCACTTAGTTTGATCAAACCGGTGCTTCTTGCACCATAGAACAAAGACCGACACAGAGTAGCTTGGAGTAGGCCAGATAAAAGAAATACAGAGGCTGGATCTGTGGCTATTATAGCATCTCTTGTAGTTAGCAAGAACTCCAGTTTACATTTGTCAAATGAATAGTCCTCTCTGTTTTTTCCAGTTTTCTGCAAATGTGGTTGTAATCTGCACATCACTAATACTTTGAAACCCAATTTAGCAAGctttacaaaattaaaagcCTAAAATGTCATTCATACTCATGATTTTACGCAGAATAATCACCGGATTTGTCGAAGTGATATGTCTTTCCAATCAAGTCATACATTCTTGAGAGAAATACTACCCTGAATCATCAGACAAGATTGAATGCAAGAGCTGAAATGATCAGTAATGAACTTTCTTTAAATTAATGGCAATCTCAAGAAGGGGGATAATGAATCTTGTACATTCTCAGTCATCATAGGTATAAATCATTTAGGTTAGCATAAACACAACAAATAAGCCTCCATCCTTGAAAATGTTGGAGGTACACACTAGTCataagaagaaaattattaactaattaCAGAATGTAATGTTAATTTCTAACAAAATCTGTAGTTTACTGTACATACACCCCCTCCTTCCTTTCAAAGTACTCTCATCTAAACCATTTGGGGGATAAGATAGCAAATTTCTGAATTGATCTGCACTCCTTTTATTTGGAGAGTGGTGCTGCCTCCGCCAGCTATGAAGAAGAATTGAGCAATATAGAGGTGGTCGACATGACACCCTGAACCGGTAAAAAAGCACCAATGCTTCCGATCCTTAATAAGGCCCTCTGCATGTTTTTGCACTTCCTGCTCCGGAAGTATCAAACATATTAAGTGTCAAGCAGATGAACTCAGAGGTTTGTGGCAAATGTCGTGGACCAGGAGCTATCTCCGCCACTATATTATATGAGATTAGGGTCAGCAATTTCTGGGATCTGCATTTTAAGAAGGCAAACCGAGTAAATTACTGTGTTTGATTTTCTGCTCAAACCATCTGCAACAGTTTGATGCTGCCACTTGAGTTAGCAGCAACAACCATGCTGGACTTGCCTCTCCAACAAACACTAGAAACAAATTGCCCATTATCATCACCAGTCTCTTGCCCCGTAATTGGGTCAATAGAACCAAATTTGTGAGATGTTACTGGCATCGGAAGAGTTTTATAATAAGAGTACACCTGCGAGGAAGCAGAGGGCAAATATCAGGAGCAGGTAGCACTCAAGGTATTATGCCACTCTTGAAATtactgaagaagaaaaaaaatacttctaaaTCATCTAGAGGAATTGGTGTAACCTATGGACACCTTATTAATAAGGAACAAagatataaatttgaaaatcatacacaaatgGGGAAGGCAATGCAACTTCCACATAAACATGGACAGGTAATGCAATAAGGTATGCAAATAGAATGCCTTGAACGAGTATTAGCCATAATCATGGAAATTTGGAAACACAAGTTGATAGCTATGAAACATCTTATAGATCTAAAACCAAAACTGACTAAAATAGTAGTCCACATAAAAATCAACTACAAACTAATGGGTCATAAATTATATTGGGAGGCTCTCACACAAATTATAATAGAAACACCAATTTAATTGGCATGCAAGAGCAGACTTACTTCATTTGATTCTGAACCACAAGCTATGTAGCCATCGCAAACAGATAAACCAACAAAATTCTGCAATATCAAGGTTGaataactattaaatataaCATCCAATAAGTAAGAAAAAATAGAACTTTATGCTCAGTATGTCCGGACTCCAAGCAAAAGATATACCTTCTCGTTCACATGACCAGTTAAGCTCATGGTGCAAGCACTGGCAGAGAGCCCGGTGGCATTGGTTTTGTTAAGATCCCAAAGCTTCAGAGAATTGTCAGTTGATGCAGAAACAAGAGTTTCAGGGTCAACAAACTTCACATAGCTAACAGCTTTACCGTGACCATCCAAAGTGCACCACGGTATTCTTGTATTCCTCAGATCATAGCAGTATATTTTGTAATCAGCCGAGCCAAAGGCCAGCAGATGGGATGAATGTGAGGAAAACTGGACACAGCAAACATTCGCTACATTCCTAATTGTGTTGATGCAGTTTTTCTATCCATCAAAGAAGTAAATCAGTTGGCTTCATATTTCAGCAAAGGCTATAAAACAGAAGTTCAAAGATATTCTGGTGGACGAACAAGCAAGGAATCTGATATCAGAGATATTGTGCCTtgttaatttcatttatattttaaaaactaatttcaaAATCAAGAACAGCCTAATATCAGCCTCACAATCAAACTTAAATTGGCATTGATTTGCTTGCTATTGAAAACTGTAGCTCTAACTTTTATAGGGTAGAAAATATGACTGATGCCTGTTCCAAGTCCACATGACTTGGATGATTATTTACACATGCTAACAAGTTGCTAAGactacaaaatatataattattgtgtaACAAATGTAGTGGGCAATAAAACCCCTAAGATTATATCTAGAGCTATTGAATGTGTGAATGTAGTTAAAAACATGCCTCATTAATGCTCCACAGTTTCACAGAACAATCATCACTCCCACTAGCCAGCTTAGTTGGATCCACCGGTGAAAAATCAACTGACCAGGCCCTTTTCTGATGTTCTACGTACTGAGTGAATCCTTGACCGGTGCTCGCATCCCATAACTGCATGCCACCATGACAATCAAATTTACATGGTAGTGTCAAAGACAGCAATGcacaaatattttgaaaaaaaatatatacaacatAATAAACTATGCAAACCTGAATGACACCTTCATAATCTGTTGAAGCTAAATAGTTTTTGATATAGCTATTCCAACACACACAGCTCAGCTTAGATCGACTAGACATCTCTATTACCGGGTAATGAATATCAACATTGTCATTAAGAAGGGCATCCAACTCGAAGATCTTAATTTTCTTTGATACACCAGCAGCAGCAAAGAAATCCTCATCCCGGTCGAAACTCAAAGAGCAAATGACATTTGCAGAATTGAGGATATCTATATTTCTCAAGCATCCACGGACTTCAAATTTACTATATCTAGCATACTTGCACAAACCATCAAAGAAGGCCCCAAGACGGTCAGAAGATTCTCGACCAGGGTTCAGCATGTCATCATCATTTTGGAATCGGCCCCACTTGTCACGGATTTTCAGAACATCTGTATCAGCACGTGTTGTAACATTCGTCACAGGAAGCTCCACATTGGCCCTTATTGAGAAGTATGCATTTTCAAGTTGATCCATATTCCTCATTAATCTTTCTGCACCCATGCTTGGCATACGCAAACTAGACGATGTCTCCAAATTTGGTCCTTCCCAAGGATGTACATCCAGATTATCACCAACATTAGCCTGAGGATTTCCAGCAACAGCAAGTGGTGTGAGTCTTGCTAGTTGCCTTCTTTCAACTTCTTCAATGTCTGAAGTCAAGCACCCAACATCTGAAACtaatttttcagcttttttttctttttgctcttTCAAAACTAGAAGAAAATGTAACAAAAGTTCAGCTTCTGCATCCTCTTCATCAATTGATGCTGATGAATGATCAAGAGATGACAAATCTCTTCCTTCAGAAATAAGATCAGAAAGGAGGATATCCCTGAGAATGCACACATTGCAGTTTTAGTTGTAAAGAGATTGAAAACCAAagttaaatatatgaattatttcCAAAAGAGAAAGTAGATCAAGTACTTGTTAACTGATAACTGTACAGTCTTCGTCTTTTACATGTTTATAAGAAACTGCATTCCTTACTCAACAAAGAAACTTCATTTCAAGGGATTAGTCATTTTCATTTgcttaaaactcaattaaatgtGGTCAGTACGTTAAAGCTAGATtgttctacaatttttttttccctaaagcAACTCACAGTCCAAGTTTTGACTCCAATGTCAAACAAATGCTCAGGGAAGAGGGATGTACCTTTGGGTAGGAGTTCACCATAAAAATTGCCCTCATTAGTGtgttagtgtgtgtgtgtgtataagtgGCTCAAATATGAAAGAATAGATACTTTGGAATGAGGATCAAAATTGGGAATTTATTCCGTTAATGGTGGTATATGTGACTGCACTAACAAATTGTGAAGAAAAAATTAAGCCAGTAATCACCTTGACTTGGGCCGTAAAGAGGGCTCAGGATGGAGCAACCAGAGACAAAAACCAGCCTCCTTGGGACTTTCTGACAGAAAATTTGGAGGGAGAATCCGATGAAGAAGATCTGACATTGCAGAAGAATGTGCTTCCCatgattcaaaaaaacaaaagagctGAAAAGGAAAGGGGAAAAGATCATTTAGAATTAGAACCACGCTGTTAGAAGACAGGATCCTTGGTGAATAATTTCGCTCATGCACTGTCATGTTCCCAGCACCATAGATAAATATCAACAACAGAAACAGCATATCAAACCTGAAGACAGGATACTCGCATTTGCACACTTTTTTCCAATCCAAACTACTTCCCTTTATTCAATAATTAGGCCACCTTATGCCCAGGGAAAGCCCTGGAATACCACTATCTCAAGTTGATTCTATAAGAAATTTGTTTTGTATTGTTGATTTTCACTGACGGAAGTTTCCTATTaaaatcttcatgtttctttcaaTTGCAAAAAAATTGGCTAACTGATTTCCataaaatattcacaaatattgAACCAACATacaatattagaaaataatttaagattaaaCTCATGGCAGGTATGTTAAAGGAACAgccaaaatccacaaaaagatggaTTTAACTTATTTGGATAAAGGGACCTATTTTggttgaataaataataaattagattTGATCACAAATTCAAGAGTAAAACCTTAACAaaaaaccaaacatggttaAAATGGTTCTCGCCCCAACAAGATTTTAGCAGACCACAACTAACCACACTCTCAGctttttgataatatatgtatatgcaagcAAGTGGGCATAGTAAATGTATCTGTCTGcattatatatctatttaataACCCATATAAATCAAACCATAACCCCGCTTAAAACAATGTCTAGGTTAACAGTAGTCATTTGAATCTGGAAAACatgcaaaatttgaaaaaactaATTCCAATAAAATGTGAAGATttatagttatatttaaaaatttcagcATGAAGATTCAATAAGACATACAACATGCATGTAGGCATATGTGAGAATATACATGTGTACAAATGAATGCAAAATCAATCTTCGCACCTCGAAAAGGAGAACCCCAAGACTGTAGATATTTGAAGCAAACGCAGATGTGTTCTTGTTCAGTTCCTCAGGACTTGCGTACCACCTATCCTCCAGTTTCACAATTTCTGAAATTGACTTACAAAGACCTCCACTGGACACAGTTGGATTGGAAGGCATAGTTTGAGATTTGTATAATTCACCAAACTTGATTTGTTCTCTAAAATCACACCCAGAATTGCCTGGTCTAAAGGAACCAGCATCACTTCCTCGAACATGATCACCTTTTGAAGCACCCCCAAAGGCCCCAACAGAGTACTGTTGCATAGCAATATAGCTGTGCTTGCTTTGTCTGAGATATTTTGGTGATACTTCACGCTTATCCATAGCCTGTTCTGAGAATCTTTTCCTCTTCAAATTATTTTCCAAGTAGTGCACATCTTGATCAACTGGATCTGATGGGAGCTCCGTCTGACAATTGGAACGAAAAGAGCCGACATATTTAACTTGATTTGAAGGCAATATTGTAAAGTAAGATGGTCGCAGATGTTGCAAGTATTGGCCTTGGGAATGCGAGATATCTACAAGCTCCAAAATCTGCTTAAATATATGCAACATCTCAGCCTTATTTAACTTCTGTCGTCTGACTTTAAGCCATTCCCTCAAGTTAATCCCATCATTCTGCAAACAAGGAGTCCCAAGACGTCCACCACGAAGTAGGGATGCATCATCTGGTTTTGTAATAGGCTTTTGCAAAGTATCAGAAGCTTTCTCCAAATTGCCAGCCTGCTTTTCATTGTTATCCTGAATCACACTCCCAGGACTGTCAGGTATTCCTTGATGTTTATATGCAACTCCTTTCCCCTTCAAATTACTTTTCACTTGAAACTGCGGAAACCCAGAGGAAGATAGGATCTTTGTCCGAACTCCACTGGGAAATCTTGCATTAGCTGAAGCAACATTATGTTCACTCTCAGATTTGTGATCAGAGACCTTGGAATGATAATTATCTGACTGTAGAAATGGCTGGGGCCTAGGTGCCCAAAACTGGGGTGTAAACAAACAATTGGTGTCTACTACATCACCCATCACCAATGATTCCCTGCATGCGGCATCTCTCGATCCACCTGCAATGTTCCTAAAATTTTGCCAAAAACCTTTCCTAGAAGAATCTCCACTGCTCGAGCAACCCCCCATAGCTAGATGAGAACTCTTGTAATTATTAAGTGTCAACTCTTCCACCATCATTCCAGGATTGTCTGGCAACCGAGGATTTGTGCATAAAGCTTCCGACCCTGATTGACTTGTATTTACTTCCTCTCCTGCTAAAGTCTCCATAGATAATTGCTCAGCCCAACCAGCTTCTGTAGAGATAATTGGAGTGGGATTTTCCAATGCCACATTGCAGTTCTCTGGTTGCTGTGGGGGCTGAtcattctcttttcttttcatgtgaGGAGGACAAGCCGCGTTCTCTAAACTCTCATTCAAATCAGTAGCCCCTTCCATTTGATCACTACTATAACTCCACAAGACGTTCAATGATGCTAAATCATTCCCAAAAAAATCCCCCAGAGTTTCATTTCATCTATAACCCATTCAGCCCATTGGAATTGCAAAACAAGTTCAGAATTCCAAAGAGATCAGCTTCTCCCTTTGGCTCAGCAGCATAAAAGAACAAAACTAGA
This genomic window from Dioscorea cayenensis subsp. rotundata cultivar TDr96_F1 chromosome 20, TDr96_F1_v2_PseudoChromosome.rev07_lg8_w22 25.fasta, whole genome shotgun sequence contains:
- the LOC120251272 gene encoding protein SUPPRESSOR OF PHYA-105 1-like codes for the protein MEGATDLNESLENAACPPHMKRKENDQPPQQPENCNVALENPTPIISTEAGWAEQLSMETLAGEEVNTSQSGSEALCTNPRLPDNPGMMVEELTLNNYKSSHLAMGGCSSSGDSSRKGFWQNFRNIAGGSRDAACRESLVMGDVVDTNCLFTPQFWAPRPQPFLQSDNYHSKVSDHKSESEHNVASANARFPSGVRTKILSSSGFPQFQVKSNLKGKGVAYKHQGIPDSPGSVIQDNNEKQAGNLEKASDTLQKPITKPDDASLLRGGRLGTPCLQNDGINLREWLKVRRQKLNKAEMLHIFKQILELVDISHSQGQYLQHLRPSYFTILPSNQVKYVGSFRSNCQTELPSDPVDQDVHYLENNLKRKRFSEQAMDKREVSPKYLRQSKHSYIAMQQYSVGAFGGASKGDHVRGSDAGSFRPGNSGCDFREQIKFGELYKSQTMPSNPTVSSGGLCKSISEIVKLEDRWYASPEELNKNTSAFASNIYSLGVLLFELFCFFESWEAHSSAMSDLLHRILPPNFLSESPKEAGFCLWLLHPEPSLRPKSRDILLSDLISEGRDLSSLDHSSASIDEEDAEAELLLHFLLVLKEQKEKKAEKLVSDVGCLTSDIEEVERRQLARLTPLAVAGNPQANVGDNLDVHPWEGPNLETSSSLRMPSMGAERLMRNMDQLENAYFSIRANVELPVTNVTTRADTDVLKIRDKWGRFQNDDDMLNPGRESSDRLGAFFDGLCKYARYSKFEVRGCLRNIDILNSANVICSLSFDRDEDFFAAAGVSKKIKIFELDALLNDNVDIHYPVIEMSSRSKLSCVCWNSYIKNYLASTDYEGVIQLWDASTGQGFTQYVEHQKRAWSVDFSPVDPTKLASGSDDCSVKLWSINEKNCINTIRNVANVCCVQFSSHSSHLLAFGSADYKIYCYDLRNTRIPWCTLDGHGKAVSYVKFVDPETLVSASTDNSLKLWDLNKTNATGLSASACTMSLTGHVNEKNFVGLSVCDGYIACGSESNEVYSYYKTLPMPVTSHKFGSIDPITGQETGDDNGQFVSSVCWRGKSSMVVAANSSGSIKLLQMV